DNA from Nocardioides seonyuensis:
CCCCACAGGCGAGCGACGACGTACGACACCAGGCGCGTGCCGCTGCCGAGGAGCACCTGCGGGCGCTGGTCGGCCGCGACGACGCGGTCCTGCGCGAGGACCAGTGGTCAGCCATCGAGGCGCTGGCAGTCGACCGGCGCCGGGCGCTGGTGGTCCAGCGCACCGGGTGGGGCAAGTCGGCCGTCTACTTCGTGGCGACCCTGCTGCTGCGAGCCCAGGGAGCCGGGCCGACGGTGATCATCTCGCCCCTGCTGGCGCTGATGCGCAACCAGATCGCCGCCGCCGAGCGCGCCGGCATCCGAGCCGTCACGATCAACTCCACCAACATCGAGGCGTGGCAGCCCATCCACGACTCGATCCGAGCCGGCGAGGTCGACGTGCTGCTCGTGAGTCCCGAGCGGCTCAACAACCCGGGCTTCCGGGACGAGGTGCTGCCTCGGCTGGCCGCCACCGCCGGGCTCCTCGTCATCGACGAGGCCCACTGCATCTCCGACTGGGGTCACGACTTCCGCCCCGACTACCGCCGCATCCGCACCCTGCTCGGCGAGCTGCCCGAGGGCATCCCCGTGCTCGCCACCACCGCCACCGCCAATGCCCGGGTGACCGCCGACGTGGCCGAGCAGCTCGCTCCGCCCGAGTCGACTTCGCTGGTCGAGGAGGGCCCCCCGGGCCCGTCACGAGACCACGTCCTCGTGCTGCGCGGCTCGCTCGACCGTGAGTCGCTGCGGCTCGGCGTCGTGCAGCTCAAGACCCCCGAGCAGCGCCTGGCCTGGCTCGCCGACCACCTCACCGAACAGCCGGGCTCCGGCATCATCTACTGCCTCACCGTCGCGGCGACCCAGGAGGTCGCCGCCTACCTCCGCGAGCGCGGTCACGAGGTCCGGGCCTACTCCGGCCAGACCGAGACCACCGAGCGACAGGCCCTCGAGGAGGCCCTGGTCGAGGGACGGATCAAGGCGCTGGTCGCCACCAGCGCGCTGGGGATGGGATTCGACGCCACCTTGGGCTTCGTCATCAACCTGGGTGCGCCCCAGTCGCCGGTGGCCTACTACCAGCAGGTCGGCCGGGCCGGGCGTGGCACCGACGAGGCGAGCGTGGTGCTCCTGCCCCAGATCGAGGACCGCGACATCTGGGCCTACTTCGCCTCCCTCGCCTTCCCCGGCGAGGAGCAGGTGCGCACGACGCTCGACGTGCTGGCCGGCGCCGGCCGCCCGCTGTCGACTCCTGCCCTCGAGACCAGCGTCGACCTCAGCCGCAACCGCCTCGAGACGATGCTCAAGGTGCTCGACGTCGACGGGGCCGTGCGCCGCGTCCAGGGCGGCTGGGTCGCGACGGGCGAGCCCTGGACCTACGACGCCGAGCGCTACGCCAGGGTCGCCCAGGCCCGGGAGCGCGAGCAGCAGGCGATGCTCGACTACCTCCGCACCACCGAGTGCCGGATGCGCTACCTCCGCCACCAGCTCGACGACCCGACGAGTGCCGACTGCGGGCGGTGCGACAACTGTGGCGG
Protein-coding regions in this window:
- a CDS encoding RecQ family ATP-dependent DNA helicase, which gives rise to MTPQASDDVRHQARAAAEEHLRALVGRDDAVLREDQWSAIEALAVDRRRALVVQRTGWGKSAVYFVATLLLRAQGAGPTVIISPLLALMRNQIAAAERAGIRAVTINSTNIEAWQPIHDSIRAGEVDVLLVSPERLNNPGFRDEVLPRLAATAGLLVIDEAHCISDWGHDFRPDYRRIRTLLGELPEGIPVLATTATANARVTADVAEQLAPPESTSLVEEGPPGPSRDHVLVLRGSLDRESLRLGVVQLKTPEQRLAWLADHLTEQPGSGIIYCLTVAATQEVAAYLRERGHEVRAYSGQTETTERQALEEALVEGRIKALVATSALGMGFDATLGFVINLGAPQSPVAYYQQVGRAGRGTDEASVVLLPQIEDRDIWAYFASLAFPGEEQVRTTLDVLAGAGRPLSTPALETSVDLSRNRLETMLKVLDVDGAVRRVQGGWVATGEPWTYDAERYARVAQAREREQQAMLDYLRTTECRMRYLRHQLDDPTSADCGRCDNCGGLSLSTSVSEAAVAQAGERLARPGVAIEPRKMWPTALSGLGLSLSGKIKEGAEEGRAIARLTDLGHGQALRELFRESTVDGPVPPRLAQALLTVMKDWSTTWSARPDVIVAVESARRPALTRDLADGLARVMQIPVAGSWALVDPDVPPGAGQANSAQRVAAVSRRFALQAEVPAAASVLLVDDLVVSGWTLTLAARALREAGAGAVLPLALGTQT